In Astyanax mexicanus isolate ESR-SI-001 chromosome 24, AstMex3_surface, whole genome shotgun sequence, the genomic stretch TACAGCTGATGTCCATAAATTttgggattgagggccctctctgttgagaatgggtaattgcaccaaaaACGAACTGGCACATTGAATCTAGATTAATGTACCTTGAGCTCTTCATCGGTGGTTGACAGGCACGTGTGTTTATTGCGTGTAACGTCACCAAAATACCACATTTAAAGTATAGTTACTGTGGGCCATGCAGTGAAAGTAGTAGAGACaaacatacatttaatataatcttttaagaatttaaaggtccctttccgctaaaatccactttttcttgttctttgtgaaatacagtaggtctctctgagttgtatattgatgctgcacatgaaactgttcctcaaccattgcctgcagtagctagtaaatgttcagaaaaacgagtcgagcAGTAAAAGCACAGTCTCTACCTTAATCTGTGAATTAatattcatggccttgcccatCATGGAGCTAACAGGACTAGAAACAGCATAGCAGTttgttcctgtattatttgtgtaaataatatattagtGTTATATGCTTTTCCCCAGTAATTCAGAGGTTATTCAAACAGTTAGAATTTGTCTGTAGAATACCACCAGCAcagtacaactgagataggtaggtgtgtgtttacactagttaaaagtaaaaagtgcACCCAGGAGTTTGTTCTGaatgcctgggcggctctgctgcaactcagctgattttttttctttctggacctggattacccacctccaTGTGTTTACATatgatctctggtggattttgtgttttacagagactatgAGTCTAAGTCAGTGGCTTACTtgacttagcagggcattacacatgttgtaaagtaacatatgacattgcaaatactgtcattagtgtaaaaatgtctttattttaaaatgtttctatctgttgtccatctcgctgcagtcatagtgctgttagccaatcagagacgatatgtttgcatgtatgaatattaatgagcaaaAGCAGAAATCCTCGTTTCTCCCACTCCACTCCTCCACGGGACTAAAGCACAGTTATGCCGAATCACCAGAGCACAAAAACCAGcacacatggcattcattcatactagagaccacaactagacattttaaagttaatttaaaaattatGGAATAAGacttttaaagcaataaaattGAAACAGACACAAAGTAGGGAAATATGCTCGCCCAGATAATATGGGTAAGGATAACAGAGACTCTATTatagatattattttatttacagactTCATTGCgctcagatagatagatagtaggggtgggcgatatggctctaaaataacagtacgatatttcagggtattttttcgataacgatatacttggcaatataggaaaacagaaaaaataattcattaacttcaggaatatagtataatagtataacagtataatcataatgtggcaaaataaataatatagcctaaaataatataatgcagcaaaaaatattgcagaatattttcatgcatataaactgaaaacaaaaactaaactaaactaaaacaattatataatacatacacctaaatcttcacagtaaataatggactacttttaagacagaacatctctattatcacgatatggatttttaatatcatgatatttctgtgttacgataaattgtatacaatataatattgcccacccctaatagatagatagatagatagatagatagatagatagatagacagacagacagacagacagacagacagacagacagacagacagacagacagacagacagatagatagatagatagatagatagatagatagatagatagatagatagatagatagatagatagatagatattatcTGATTTGATCAGTGGAATGTGTTATTAGGCAGGCTGTGAGATGCTGTATAAGACCTCAGTGCTCTCTGGCGTTTATTTAGGAAGGAATCAGGGTCACGTGGTGGAGTCATGCTGCAGTCACATGGCTGAGTCCggcagtgcagcagcagcagcagcacagtgctGGACTTCACTAACTTTTCCCCCAGTCTCAATCTGAAGTGCTGAGGACAATCACAGCTCACAATATGGAAATCCCGGCCATAAACCTCAAGGTAAACATTAGCCTGTGTTTAGATTTGCTGGCTGAAGCATTAAAGAGTCagcttttattagtttattaattctATCAGCAGATTCTGCTCATCAGGTGTTTCTATTAGAACCATTATCTCCATCCTTTTATCTGCTGTGTTTTATCTGATTTAATCATGTTATACAGGCAGAATGTGTTATTTTATGATGTTCTAGATGTGTAACAGGCTTTATGGTTGCACGTGAACGTCTTTGAACTGGATtagtgaatttgtgtgtgtgtgtgtgtgtgtgtgtgtgtgtgtgtgtgtgtgtgtgtgtgtgtgtgtgtgtgagtgtgaatcagTGTTTGCTTGTATTGCTATTTCTGAAAGCACCAAATATCTTCACAATGAAAAGATATGAAAAAGTGAATTAAAGGTTTTGGATATTGTGAGTAGGTTAAAGCGTTAGGTTTACGATGCTATTGCATTActtgtttacagtatattgtaaaacacatattagtgtattttattatacgtttaactttcaatgaaagtattttttaaaattaatataacttattattttatgcctttGTCCTTCCTGGCAAGCTGTAGTGGACAGTAACAGACCAGacatttttaacaaattaaatgttgATGGAAACTTGATTGACCTAGATTTGCAAGTTGTAGAATTTTTCTTTGTAAGCTTGATCTGTTTtgatttactcaaaatattttattactgttATATTTCACCACAATAGAATAGGTTAACCATTCCACTGTATGTGTTATAATATagtgtgtttattattaatatgtagGTTACcattgtactgtatattttataatataatgtgtttattatacatgtgtgtgtgtgtgtgtgtgtgtgtgtgttgtaggccATCGTGCTGGTCCACTGGTTGCTGACTATCTGGTGAGTAAAGTGGCTCCTTGGTGTTTTTCCTCACGTACCTGAGGAATTTCCCCAGCTGCTCCGTCTGTTTGTGAGAGGTTGGGATTTTCAGGGCTTTATTTGGGATAAATGTCTGGATTGAAAAAGGCTTTCACTTTCCTCACGGCTGATCTTGTCTAAATAGTCAATCCCACTGATTTTAATCAAATGAGGCAATACAAATAGAGCCGCAAGGTGAATAAAGCAGGGAGAAACAACTACATTgcaatgcaatataaaaaaaatacagaatttttttttaccaatttttaaTTTTGTGCTGAAAAGTGAAATCTTCCAAATAAATATGTATACAAGTAATATAACATTTATTGTGTTGGGAATGTTTTTTTCAAACACTTTATACAACTAAGTGAAGCTAAGCAACATGACTATTTAAATGTATCATGATAAATTTACTTGTCAGATCTTTTTAAGCATGTAGAGCATATAATTAGTGTTTAAATTACtatgacccaactgtacatttcattatagAGAGTGTtcaaaatcctgtttaattggtAAATGTGCAGCAACTATCACTGTGCTGTGCATAAAATAGttgaattctgtttttttaagaatctgccgcTGTTGATGCATTTTGTGAGTGTCAAACTTTTgtgataaatattgtttattgtgtTACTTACACCATGGATGCAggcttttatactgtatatatcaataCGGGAATTATatcaacataaataaataagtgcttttatctggggtgctgttaacttgcggtttcagAGGCTGGTAATTTTGATGGActtacaacagaggtaactcttacacttcctttcctggggtggtcctaataAGTGGAATGTTTTGGaatgactgacctttatttcttaaagtatatattttttacttagttgagtagttattgccttcgagtagaacattactcaaatatgcctattcactgtataccaactctacctcttcagaacttaaaattcaagtaattaaggcttggtgagttcagcacagctgttaactgaatgcctgaattccaggtgactctacctcatgaatcTGACTAAGAAAATCAAGCCAGGATGTGCGAAAATGTCATCTAAGCGAgagatgctactttaaagaatctaacaatttaaatgatgaaaaactactgaatttatggtgtgtccaaacttttggctggtactgtatattgcttGATAATTAGCatataaatagcatttttttttcatttaaaacccaaaaaaataaacatttcttgaTACTCTCTGATCCAGATCTACTGGGTTGGATTGATACACCCCTATTAGAGGCATTAAACTCTGATGATTCCCAATGACTGGGGTGAATAGATTCATTGTGCATATCAAACTAACTGAGTGTAGCTCTCCAGCCAAAAGTATCCAAAGGACAGTGCATATTAGAAACTGCTGACTGCTGATGAAGAGCTACAACTGATAAAGTCAAAAACACACACCAAGATTCTGAGCAAATGCGTCTCAGATCCGCCAGTGAGCATTATTTCCGCATGACTGAAATACCTCTTAGTTTAAAAGCATTCAGACATGAATTTAGCTCCTTATTAACAGACTCTGAATTCCTGCAAAACTTGATATTCAATTATTTATCACATGTAAATGCTTAGAGGTGTGATCTAATTAGAAACTGGGCCTCTTAAGCCACAAGAGGATGTAAGAGTGTCTCCCACTGACCTTTTAAAAAGGCTTTCAGAGGTTACTTTTGGGCAGTATACcttttggtgagagatcactgattaATAGACATGCCTGTACAATGCACTCAAATGCACAGTCCCACCTTTGCTGTGGAGTGATACACCACCCCAACTGCTGATAAACTACTGTGATGATCTAGATTGGATTGCATTGCAgacgacagtcagtcacccctagtagtgatacaagggacttCCAAATGCCATTATTCAAGTTATTAAGTTTCGCACTGACCTCATAGAATATTATTTTTGATTTGATATATTTGAAGGGAAGTAATGCACAAATGAAATTAAAAGTGAAATGTTGTGTTTCCATCTGTGGGCTTGTAGAATGTGTAAATggttttcagtttgtttttgtaCTTTCACAATGTCTTTGTGCTGCAATGCCAGGTTCCGTTTCCCTAAAACATGACATCTAATTATGTAATAATTTCATCTGCAATAACAGGGGTTGCATGGCCATGCCACCAAACTCCTACGCCTGGGGAAATTTCAGCGTTTTGGCTGTGGGTGTGTGGGCCATCGCTCAGAGGGACTCAATAGATGCTGTGGTAATGGTAGGTAACTAAAGCTAATCAATGAGATACTGTAGTTGAATTATATagggttaaaagttaaaagttgcaGGACTTATTTTGGAAACGAAATGAAAAGGAAAATCGAAATATCTGAATACCAAAGGAAGTAATGGGTAAGGTGTGCCTACCTTTTAGGCTGTGTCCGAACATGGCACCATCTTAAAAGCCACtgaattctgttattttttttatgatttttttttattgtaaatttagTATTGAAAACATTAAAGCTATATAGGAACATATGCAGAATCATTTTgtgaacaaaaagtgtttaacaaaccaggatatgtttcatactttagctttagattcttctaagtagcacatttatctttaaggacagatctgcacactctttgtattttaatctcagtgtcttcatgagggagagggGTCTACCTACTAGTTAAACCACAGTGACCACACCTCAGCCGTGCGCTAAATCTGACGAACTTTCTCTCTTCTCCATTTCCGTCTCAGTTCCTGATCGGCATGACTGCGACGATACTGACAGACATCATCCACTTTGGAATTTTCTACCCTGCGTTTCATGAAACCAATGACTTCATTCGCTTCAGTATGGGCATGGCCATCCTCAGCCTCATCCTCAAGCCTCTGTCCTGCTTCTTTGTCTATCAGATGTACCGCGAGAGGGGTGGAGACTACAACATCAACTTTGGTAAGTGAAGCATCTCCAGAGACGTGATAAGTGCTTCTTCTTGAAGGGATCTAGTGATGAGCTCTGGGCTGCTTTGAGATGCATGTGCCAGCGCTGTGGCTTGTAATAGGTGTGGTGATGACAGTAGTTATTTAAGATCACTTTAATGGCATTTGCTTGACCAAAtagagtttattttatttgatattatttgattttatttttattttactttactgctTACCCACTAAGAGCATGCACTTTATTGCTtctgtttctttggtttattaAACTAAATTTGAGTAATGATAATAGGGATGTACTAACTGAAATCTTTAGCTGAAATCCATATGGaaccaaataaaacatttggcttaAAGTCgattaataaaatgttatttttagcaTTGCATAGAATAAATAACCTAGTGGCTCTGGGTGGTTCTGCAGGTTTGAATCCTGGGTCATGCAGCTTTTCCTTCAATAGCTAGtgtctgagagagaacaattgacCGTACcctgtctgggtgggtaggtggcgctctctacCCCCATCACTCCTactgtgatgttggtcagcacaggcgacTGCTAGTTGAGGTATCAGAGAAAAGAGTTggtgggtaattggccttccaaattggggagaaaaatggataCTCACATTGCAAATGAGTCAGTTCTGATTTTCTCTCAGATATTTGGACACATTtggatacataaaaaaaaaagtttcagttcacattcatgtcgcacgcttgtaccgtatttttcgggctataaggcgcacttaaaatacttattttttcccaaaaatcgtcattgcgccttataatgcagtgcgccttgtgtatggattttgcttgtgtttactgacctcgatttttatgtggtacacggcgctctgttgtgcagaattcctcacccacgccagaaaaagatccccctcttgggctagcgcgcggttacctttgactgccgtactgcctctcggctgtggttcagggtagctagtttccactgtagctccgtggccagaacaaggtgccggtaaactttcctttccacccgttctggggtaatagcacaaactgtttctttttagcgcccacttctaagtaaagttaacctcttaacacgcgctggcccaccggcgggccagaaatatttaatatttcataactggctgtgtttctgaatagttatgaacagttacaggttcaatatagacatccaatataccattttaaagcttagaatctctgcttttgagctatttagcctatttagcctatttagcggaatatcctttcagaaaataaacatttagggcgaaatatgccttggttatgattttaataattcataactctcatatttgcgtttatcgttcgtccatatttcatcgaatgcggtcatgtcatacaccattcgaaccgtctggctctccggattccagaactttgcttttactgtaggatgtatgtttcatgaattagagctgcgtcagagcgcatgtttccagtaataaaaggctctccttttgtcctggggtaacctccggtcaccgccaccccccgaacacacacccgcgctcagccacaggtcctaccttcaaaacgcgtccagactaaagagaatccatcaatccagtctcctgtaatccacagttatatccaaacagcgctggaaatcacttcatccagaaatgaaacttatccaatctttatctctgttttaaaaccgttttattcaccgaattcggcacaacatgctattatagtcagaagcctcgcggagtaatgcggtacttgctgtgcttcaacataatattatggtctgtcggagcgttgcggctaccgttgtcaggagcctcgcggagtaatacgtacttgctgtgcttcaacataatattatggtctgtcggagcgttgcggctaccgttgtcaggagcgtcgcggagtaatacgtacttgctgtgcttcaacataatattatggtctgtcggagcgttgcggctaccgttgtcaggagcctcgcggagtaatacgtacttgctgtgcttcaacataatattatggtctgtcggagcgttgcggctaccgttgtcaggagcatcgcggagtaatacgtacttgctgtgcttgttgatttattgctcagagatgttgttatttttcacagatattgtgaaggatttattgctcagagttattgttactgatataaataaagtttcatttagtgcgccttataatccagtgcgccttgtgtatggactaacactaaaaatagaccgttcactcatcgtgcgccttataatacggtgcgccttatagtccgaaaaatacggtaattcgtATTTACATTCAATCTAGAACCAagatatgaaagtgactcaaatttcACTTTCAGGATTGTATTTGATGTGTTCACACAGCCTGAAACAAATCAGATATGTGTCACATTgaggcaaaaaatctgattttaatcaCTTAATCCTAAGTGTATTGATTGATTGCATCATCAAAAACTATATTCCTCAGTGAAAAATGATTCAGTTTTCAGTAATTTGGCTAAAAAGTGCTTTCCATTAgcgaatattcagtgcatccctaaataATATTTACACCAACagaaataatattatattgtttttttttatctgtcttttttttgttaatctgTTTATCCCCAGATGCATTTAATccattaacagaaataaaaatgttttatttgtttatttgcctTTATTCATTTATGGCAATACAAATAAAATCTGTTTTCTAACATCATAGATTCATAGACATGAATAAACCCTGTGCTGAACAAAATATCAAATGtcctttgtttttaatttataaataaatctgtCATTTGCTAGAACGCATTAAgtacttgctctttttgaaatacagtaggtcactcAGAGCTCTGAACAGATTTCGCACATTCAATGTAGTGAAAAGGTCAGTTATAAAATGACAGTAAAATTGTTTATCTGAGCCGTTTCTGGTGATGTATCCTTCACAAACATTTGTAACGGGCCTACTAGTCATCCTCAAATGGTGGTCTACACTGTTAGTTTTACAGCAGTTATTGAAAAGGTGTTAATGCAAGATTGATAAATAAATCATAAGCCCAGAATAAGCCTTGTTTGGAtttgttttttatactttttaatgtTGTTCGAAGCAAAGCAGAAGCGCTGTATTTCTCTGAGAAATTGAAACAGGGCAGGCAGATTGAGTCAAAGAAGGGGGTAACTGAATTAGTGAGACGGTCACAAGACGAATGCCTGATGGAGTAAGTGCTGCAACAGAGGAGTGTGCAGCAGAGAGCAGGCAGATCCTCAGAGATAGAGgaaatgaatgagtgtgtgtagATCCCTGTAGAATTGGCTCTGGGGCGGACTAGTCTTCATGGTGAAGATGGATTATGTGCAGGGTTAACTCTCTGAAGCTCATTTATATGAAAGCTGTGGAACTAAGTGTGTAAATTACGTTGTAAACGGCAGTCATCTGACTATGTTACAGGCTTCTTATAAATTAGCTGCATCTTTTCTTATCTTATTAATCCACTAACCTACATTTTGGCACAATAGCTTGATGTACAGTAGTGTACAGCTGCCATGCATCCATCTGATCAGCCCAAATGTACATGTTGACACTGTTGCAGGTGAGTACTCAATGCTGTCACTTGTTTTTACTTAGATTTAAGCACAGTCTCATTTCAAATTTGAATCCTTTCCCTTGTTTTTTAAGTGTCACCCTTCCCCGTGGAACTGAGTAAGGGGTTGAATTCCATTTCACCTTATATTGCAGCTACTTCAGGTGCCAGAATGTAACTGCTGcgttttttaaggtggaacaaaaggtttaaatagctagctaactaccaagGCTTACTGCTAGTGTTTGTTTATAATGGTTATGACGAAAAGAACCAAAATATATT encodes the following:
- the LOC103021412 gene encoding type-1 angiotensin II receptor-associated protein isoform X1 produces the protein MEIPAINLKAIVLVHWLLTIWGCMAMPPNSYAWGNFSVLAVGVWAIAQRDSIDAVVMFLIGMTATILTDIIHFGIFYPAFHETNDFIRFSMGMAILSLILKPLSCFFVYQMYRERGGDYNINFGFPTVTRNRDAYQSIDQQDQSSSAKPFNQAEDHKPGVRTY
- the LOC103021412 gene encoding type-1 angiotensin II receptor-associated protein isoform X2, whose product is MEIPAINLKAIVLVHWLLTIWGCMAMPPNSYAWGNFSVLAVGVWAIAQRDSIDAVVMFLIGMTATILTDIIHFGIFYPAFHETNDFIRFSMGMAILSLILKPLSCFFVYQMYRERGGDYNINFDLETSVDSRCTTDSADSSLFGRRY